In Armatimonadota bacterium, the following proteins share a genomic window:
- a CDS encoding prepilin-type N-terminal cleavage/methylation domain-containing protein, with protein MKSKTRSQSPGFTLIELLVVIAIIAILAAILFPVFARARESGKQATCLSNLKQIGVGINLYQSDHEDRFPLGIDFTDAAIGGLGGWKGAFPNSGYYVNKLAIAKDPVDGDIHGGYLEHVMRSYVRSEEVWRCPGDTGIGGIGYATATTYKLPFAPKDLSKPVWRVSRGAAKWGGTSYVYRTELGLWGATAGKRLDQIIYPAGCNVVMDAAHYWHPRLKRSPISDSQTGNAADLADYSKGSFSVLFVDGHAANVTTKAYDEAWSKTTHYIQTSSGQATTPFK; from the coding sequence ATGAAGTCCAAGACCAGGTCGCAATCGCCAGGGTTCACGTTGATCGAACTTCTGGTAGTTATCGCAATCATCGCTATCCTCGCCGCCATTTTGTTTCCCGTATTCGCGCGCGCCCGTGAGTCCGGCAAGCAGGCGACCTGTCTGAGCAACCTCAAGCAGATCGGCGTCGGCATCAATCTGTATCAATCGGACCACGAAGACCGGTTCCCCCTGGGAATCGATTTCACGGACGCCGCCATCGGCGGGCTGGGCGGCTGGAAGGGCGCTTTCCCAAACTCGGGTTACTACGTGAATAAGCTGGCCATCGCGAAAGACCCCGTGGACGGCGACATACACGGTGGCTATCTCGAGCACGTCATGCGATCGTATGTCCGCAGCGAAGAAGTCTGGCGCTGCCCCGGCGACACGGGAATCGGAGGCATCGGCTACGCAACGGCGACAACCTACAAGCTCCCCTTCGCGCCGAAAGACCTGTCGAAGCCTGTGTGGCGCGTGTCTCGCGGCGCCGCGAAGTGGGGCGGCACGAGTTACGTTTACCGCACAGAACTCGGCCTCTGGGGCGCAACGGCCGGAAAACGCCTGGATCAGATCATCTACCCAGCCGGCTGTAACGTCGTTATGGACGCGGCGCACTATTGGCACCCGCGTCTCAAGCGCTCGCCGATCAGTGACAGCCAGACCGGCAACGCTGCGGACCTCGCGGACTACAGCAAGGGCAGCTTCAGCGTTTTGTTCGTCGACGGCCACGCGGCAAACGTGACAACGAAGGCTTACGATGAGGCGTGGAGCAAGACCACGCACTATATCCAGACAAGCTCCGGACAGGCTACCACGCCGTTCAAGTAA
- a CDS encoding LysR substrate-binding domain-containing protein, giving the protein MELRHLRYFLAVAEELHFGRAAKRLFMAQPPLSQQIRQLESEIGTPLFARTSRRVQLTDAGKAFLTDTQDILDRVDRAGERARRVGRGEAGWLGIGFVSSAIYSHLPEILREFRERYPDVELELMEILGRDQNQALRERRIHVGFSRLGVAEGGIVLESVMNEPLMGALPSLHPLARQDSVSLAEIASQPIILFPHRRDSRYAEFILELCTQSGVPPRVVQETGELQTAVSLVAAGIGIALVPAAARNLHREGVVYRPLAPPVPTVDLSVTYRADETSPVLPRFLRIVREIVG; this is encoded by the coding sequence ATGGAGCTGAGGCACTTGCGCTATTTCCTGGCCGTGGCGGAGGAGTTGCACTTCGGTCGCGCGGCGAAGCGCCTGTTCATGGCGCAGCCACCGTTGAGCCAGCAGATCCGCCAACTGGAGAGCGAAATTGGAACGCCGCTGTTCGCGCGGACCAGCCGCCGCGTTCAGCTCACGGACGCGGGCAAGGCATTCCTGACCGATACGCAGGACATCCTCGATCGTGTAGACCGGGCCGGCGAGCGGGCGCGACGCGTGGGGCGTGGTGAAGCCGGCTGGCTGGGCATCGGGTTTGTGTCATCGGCGATCTACAGCCACCTGCCGGAGATCCTGCGCGAGTTCCGGGAGCGGTACCCGGACGTGGAGCTGGAATTGATGGAAATTCTGGGCCGCGACCAGAACCAGGCCCTGCGCGAGCGGCGAATTCACGTCGGCTTCTCCCGCCTGGGGGTGGCGGAGGGTGGGATCGTGCTGGAGAGCGTGATGAACGAGCCGTTGATGGGCGCGCTTCCCTCGCTGCATCCCCTTGCCCGCCAGGATTCCGTCTCGCTGGCGGAGATCGCATCGCAACCGATCATCCTGTTCCCGCACCGGCGCGACTCCCGCTATGCCGAGTTCATTCTGGAACTCTGCACGCAGTCCGGCGTCCCGCCACGCGTAGTGCAGGAGACGGGGGAACTCCAGACAGCCGTCAGCCTCGTTGCGGCCGGCATCGGGATCGCCCTTGTGCCCGCGGCGGCCCGGAACCTCCACCGCGAGGGTGTGGTATACCGCCCGCTCGCGCCGCCCGTCCCGACGGTCGATCTCAGCGTCACCTACCGCGCGGACGAAACTTCGCCCGTACTCCCGCGTTTCCTGCGGATCGTGCGGGAGATCGTGGGGTGA
- a CDS encoding glycosyl hydrolase family 32: MPSLFTFALACVAVALPFAAVAAESTAPAGPDAVTAGKFTKVYDPGIGEESNWYINDHCIIRGSEGLWHMFGITHAEPLNPGDERHFAHATAKTLLQLPWQKQPYALSFDPSKGETHLWAPHVVENNGTYYMFYCAGGPDGAHSRIHLATSNDLFKWTRHPANPMLIDGFDARDPMALKVGGKWVLYYTANAKPEGGNHVVAYVTSDDLVHWSHKGVAYTDPETGTFGGPTESPFVVRRGKFWYLFIGPRGGYSGTDVFRSTDAFHWDIAEKVGHIPSHAAEVIRDTDGKWYVTRAGWGEGGLYIAPLNWNDGQSDADTSMPPPRKSRTPAAR; the protein is encoded by the coding sequence ATGCCGTCCCTTTTCACTTTCGCGCTCGCCTGCGTAGCCGTCGCGCTGCCGTTCGCCGCCGTGGCCGCCGAGAGTACCGCGCCGGCAGGGCCGGACGCCGTGACCGCCGGAAAATTCACCAAGGTCTACGACCCCGGCATCGGTGAAGAGAGCAACTGGTACATCAACGACCACTGCATCATCCGGGGCAGCGAAGGACTATGGCACATGTTCGGCATCACGCACGCCGAGCCGCTGAATCCCGGTGATGAGCGCCATTTCGCGCACGCCACGGCGAAGACCTTGCTCCAACTGCCCTGGCAGAAGCAGCCCTATGCCCTGTCTTTCGACCCGTCAAAAGGGGAAACGCACCTGTGGGCGCCGCATGTGGTCGAGAACAATGGGACGTATTACATGTTCTACTGCGCCGGTGGGCCGGACGGCGCGCACTCCCGCATCCACCTCGCCACGTCGAATGACCTGTTCAAATGGACACGGCACCCCGCCAATCCGATGCTGATCGACGGTTTCGACGCGCGCGACCCCATGGCGCTGAAGGTCGGCGGCAAATGGGTGCTGTACTACACGGCCAACGCGAAGCCCGAGGGCGGCAACCACGTCGTGGCTTATGTGACCAGCGATGACCTCGTCCACTGGAGTCACAAGGGCGTCGCGTATACGGATCCGGAAACGGGCACGTTCGGCGGCCCCACCGAGTCGCCTTTCGTGGTGCGCCGCGGCAAATTCTGGTACCTGTTCATAGGGCCGCGTGGCGGTTATAGCGGCACGGACGTCTTCCGCAGCACCGATGCGTTCCACTGGGACATCGCGGAGAAGGTGGGGCACATCCCGTCCCATGCCGCAGAGGTGATTCGCGATACCGATGGCAAGTGGTATGTCACCCGCGCCGGTTGGGGCGAGGGAGGCCTCTACATCGCGCCGCTGAACTGGAACGACGGCCAGAGCGACGCCGACACATCCATGCCGCCGCCCCGCAAGAGTCGCACGCCCGCCGCGCGCTGA
- a CDS encoding MFS transporter: MREEAGVAVLSRPAARSARIETREAVERDRLTTPLLVTMAAACALGIANLNYSQPLLGQMQRSLHTSIRAVGSLPMLTQVGFAVGVLFLAPLGDILERRRLILAMLALVTISLAAAALAPSLPFLCGASLAIGVTSVISTLVLPFAVYLSQPDQRGRTVGTIAASMLIGLLLSRTISGIVGQAFGWRVMYGVAAGTMIVLALVLKALLPRSRPASAMSYGSLIRSTLGHIRTEPVLRAATLNGMLLYAALCAFWATLVFLVESPSYRMGSAQAGLFGLLGAISALAAPFVGRLADRHSPRMLVGVASLVMLAGFVFLAVAGAHLAGLLAGIVLLDVGAQSATISNQASVYSLAEEAHSRLYTVYRAGYSLGGSVGAFLGVYAWSIRQWAGVCAVGISLVTVALLVHLRTSRAQR, encoded by the coding sequence TTGAGAGAAGAAGCAGGCGTTGCCGTGCTCTCGCGCCCCGCGGCGCGGAGCGCGAGGATCGAAACAAGAGAGGCGGTGGAACGGGATCGGCTCACGACCCCGCTGCTCGTCACGATGGCTGCGGCGTGCGCGCTTGGCATCGCCAACCTCAATTACAGCCAGCCTCTGCTCGGTCAGATGCAGCGCAGTCTGCACACGTCCATCCGGGCCGTCGGCTCGCTTCCGATGCTGACGCAAGTGGGATTCGCGGTCGGCGTTCTCTTCCTGGCGCCCCTGGGCGATATCCTCGAACGCCGCCGGCTCATCCTTGCGATGCTGGCCCTCGTGACGATCTCACTGGCGGCCGCCGCCCTGGCACCAAGCCTGCCGTTTCTCTGCGGAGCCAGCCTCGCCATCGGCGTCACCAGCGTCATCTCGACGCTCGTCCTGCCTTTCGCCGTTTACCTGTCGCAACCGGATCAGCGCGGGCGGACGGTGGGAACCATCGCGGCTTCCATGCTCATCGGCCTCCTGTTGTCCCGCACTATCAGCGGGATAGTCGGGCAGGCGTTCGGCTGGCGTGTGATGTACGGCGTGGCCGCGGGCACGATGATCGTGCTCGCTCTTGTGTTGAAGGCGCTGCTGCCACGGAGCCGGCCCGCCTCGGCGATGTCCTACGGCTCGCTCATCCGGTCAACGCTTGGGCATATCCGCACGGAACCCGTCTTGCGCGCGGCGACCCTCAACGGGATGCTCCTCTACGCTGCGTTATGTGCGTTCTGGGCAACGCTGGTCTTCCTGGTCGAAAGCCCTTCGTACCGCATGGGATCGGCTCAGGCCGGGTTGTTCGGTCTGCTGGGCGCCATCAGCGCGCTGGCGGCTCCGTTTGTCGGCCGCCTGGCCGACCGGCATAGCCCCCGCATGCTCGTGGGCGTCGCGTCGCTCGTGATGCTGGCAGGCTTCGTGTTCCTGGCGGTCGCCGGCGCCCACCTTGCCGGGCTTCTGGCGGGAATCGTCCTCCTCGACGTCGGCGCCCAGTCCGCCACGATCTCCAACCAGGCGAGTGTGTACAGCCTTGCCGAGGAAGCGCACAGTCGTCTCTACACGGTCTATCGCGCAGGCTACTCGCTGGGCGGGTCCGTTGGCGCGTTTCTGGGAGTGTACGCCTGGAGCATCCGGCAATGGGCCGGCGTGTGCGCTGTCGGGATCTCCCTGGTGACGGTCGCGTTGCTCGTTCATCTCCGTACCAGCCGGGCACAGCGGTAA
- a CDS encoding RICIN domain-containing protein has protein sequence MLQRLRASMIGLVAAGLAAWIAMSSASAIVLQGQFGTHDPSRIIKCNGRYYVYATGANIQMRYSVDLVHWSNGQSVLAANDSANGVPQWARNASPGNTGNVCWAPDIVYFGGLYHLYWSFSTFGSPNSVIGLMTNPTLDPGDASYHWTDQGMIVQSSTSTAGPNCIDPAPVYDSGGNLWLVYGSYNGYGIGLTRLDNTTGLRLSPASAIYHLASSNIEASYILPHGSYYYLFYNAGTCCAGANSTYHIMMGRSASITGPYLDKAGKNLLSGGGTLFLASAGNKIGPGHMGVYNDGTIERFTYHLESDGTNYGASTLNLQTLLWGSDGWPVAGYELPGGTYKIISKSSGLALTVHDSGTADGAALDQSAYTGSAFQKWYVMNTVGGTPQTGLDGYCRITSAGSGKVVDLYNCNTGNGTAIDQYPWFNNNCQRWLIEQTTDGYWRLVSRGGGGAINVPDSSTLPGTLLNEWAWSGGDNQQWSFVAPDAPAAALAIAAGMSIVNRNNAATLDAVASGRVDLLDAVRLLRQSVGL, from the coding sequence ATGCTGCAACGCCTTCGCGCCTCGATGATCGGATTGGTGGCCGCTGGTCTGGCGGCCTGGATCGCCATGTCGTCTGCTTCGGCCATCGTCCTGCAGGGGCAGTTCGGCACACACGACCCGTCACGGATCATCAAGTGCAACGGGCGGTACTACGTGTACGCCACCGGGGCCAACATCCAGATGCGCTATTCCGTCGACCTGGTGCACTGGAGCAACGGCCAGTCTGTGCTCGCGGCCAACGATTCCGCGAACGGCGTGCCTCAATGGGCGCGCAACGCCTCGCCCGGAAATACGGGAAACGTGTGCTGGGCGCCGGACATCGTGTATTTCGGCGGGCTGTACCACCTCTACTGGTCCTTTTCCACGTTTGGCAGCCCCAATTCCGTGATCGGGCTGATGACGAATCCGACGCTGGATCCCGGCGACGCGAGCTACCACTGGACCGATCAGGGAATGATCGTGCAGTCGTCTACCTCGACCGCCGGCCCGAACTGCATCGACCCCGCGCCGGTCTACGACAGCGGCGGGAACCTGTGGCTGGTTTACGGTTCTTACAACGGCTATGGCATCGGTCTCACAAGGCTGGACAACACGACCGGACTGCGGCTCTCCCCGGCCTCGGCGATCTACCACCTCGCTTCCAGCAACATCGAGGCGTCGTACATTCTGCCGCACGGCAGTTACTACTACCTCTTCTATAACGCGGGAACGTGCTGTGCGGGCGCGAACAGTACCTACCACATCATGATGGGGCGTTCCGCCAGCATCACCGGGCCGTACCTGGACAAGGCCGGCAAGAACCTGCTGAGCGGCGGCGGGACTCTTTTTCTCGCCTCGGCCGGCAACAAAATCGGGCCGGGCCATATGGGCGTGTACAACGACGGCACGATTGAGCGGTTCACTTACCATCTGGAGTCGGACGGCACCAACTATGGCGCAAGCACGCTGAACCTCCAGACCTTGCTGTGGGGCTCGGACGGCTGGCCGGTCGCCGGATACGAACTGCCCGGCGGGACGTACAAGATCATCTCCAAATCGAGCGGACTCGCGCTCACGGTTCACGACAGCGGCACCGCGGACGGCGCGGCCCTGGACCAGAGCGCCTACACCGGCAGCGCGTTTCAAAAATGGTACGTGATGAACACCGTGGGCGGCACCCCCCAGACCGGGCTCGACGGATACTGCAGGATCACGTCCGCCGGAAGCGGAAAGGTCGTTGACCTGTACAATTGCAACACCGGGAATGGAACCGCCATCGACCAGTATCCATGGTTTAACAACAACTGCCAGCGTTGGCTCATCGAGCAGACAACGGATGGCTATTGGAGGCTTGTTTCCAGGGGAGGCGGCGGGGCGATCAACGTGCCGGACAGCAGCACTCTGCCAGGCACCCTCCTCAATGAGTGGGCGTGGAGCGGAGGGGACAATCAGCAATGGTCGTTCGTGGCCCCCGACGCACCCGCCGCTGCCCTGGCGATAGCCGCCGGCATGTCCATCGTGAACCGCAACAATGCGGCCACGCTGGATGCGGTTGCTTCGGGCCGCGTTGACCTGTTGGATGCCGTACGCCTGCTTCGTCAGTCTGTGGGGCTGTAA
- a CDS encoding CoB--CoM heterodisulfide reductase iron-sulfur subunit B family protein has product MTIGYYPGCSLEGTAREYDESVRLTAGALDIELKEVDDWSCCGATSAHSVNHLLSLALPARNLALAESAGHDAVLAPCAACYNRLARASHEVATDSELAAKMPKIIGRPFANSVKVRTVVDVLREAIPSIKAKATKPLDGMKVACYYGCLLMRPPEVSGSDDPENPTCMEDVAKAAGAQPVSWNLRLECCGGSMSVPRTGSVVRLGRAILADARAAGAEALVVACPMCHSNLDFRQSAMANRGEAPMPVFYISQLVGLALGLPAKELGLDRHFVSVRSLLDNRPAAAAKEVA; this is encoded by the coding sequence ATGACAATCGGATACTATCCCGGCTGCTCGCTGGAGGGCACGGCGCGCGAGTACGACGAGAGCGTCCGCCTGACCGCCGGCGCGCTGGACATCGAGTTGAAGGAAGTGGACGACTGGTCGTGCTGCGGCGCAACCTCGGCACACTCCGTGAACCACCTCCTCTCGCTGGCCCTGCCCGCCCGCAATCTGGCGCTGGCCGAGTCCGCAGGACACGATGCCGTGTTGGCGCCATGCGCTGCGTGCTACAACCGCCTGGCGCGCGCCAGTCACGAGGTCGCTACCGATTCTGAACTGGCGGCAAAGATGCCCAAGATCATCGGCCGGCCCTTCGCAAACTCGGTAAAGGTCCGGACCGTGGTGGACGTCCTTCGCGAGGCGATCCCAAGCATCAAGGCGAAGGCCACCAAGCCGCTGGACGGTATGAAGGTCGCCTGTTATTACGGCTGCCTCCTCATGCGCCCGCCGGAGGTCAGCGGAAGCGACGATCCGGAGAACCCCACGTGTATGGAAGACGTGGCGAAGGCCGCGGGAGCGCAGCCCGTATCGTGGAACCTGCGACTGGAGTGCTGCGGCGGCTCGATGTCGGTGCCGAGGACGGGCTCAGTCGTCCGTCTGGGGCGCGCCATCCTGGCCGATGCCCGCGCGGCCGGCGCGGAAGCGCTCGTGGTCGCATGCCCGATGTGCCACTCCAACCTGGACTTCCGCCAGAGCGCGATGGCGAACCGCGGCGAAGCCCCGATGCCGGTTTTCTACATCTCGCAACTGGTCGGGTTGGCTCTGGGCCTGCCGGCGAAGGAATTGGGGCTTGACCGGCATTTCGTGAGCGTGCGGAGCCTGCTGGATAATCGTCCCGCCGCGGCGGCGAAGGAGGTGGCGTGA
- a CDS encoding 4Fe-4S dicluster domain-containing protein, translated as MMSTEAQTVQSENATAHLPTLADELLRRTGRNPAKCYQCGKCSAGCPMAAETDHRPHDVLRLAGLDRREQLLASESLWLCLGCETCTARCPNDCDPASVIDALKAMAVEQLPDALPKPFSAFHHAFLDQIKAHGRISELGMMVSYKLRSGALFADATSGPGMFQRGKLHLKPPKIEGVDEVRAIFKACEEDGQ; from the coding sequence ATGATGTCCACGGAAGCCCAAACCGTTCAAAGCGAGAACGCGACAGCACACCTGCCAACCCTCGCGGACGAGTTGCTGCGGCGAACCGGCCGCAACCCCGCCAAATGCTACCAGTGCGGAAAATGCTCCGCCGGCTGCCCGATGGCCGCGGAGACCGACCACCGGCCGCACGATGTCCTCCGCCTGGCCGGCCTGGACCGCCGCGAGCAACTGCTGGCCTCGGAATCGCTCTGGCTCTGCCTGGGCTGCGAGACCTGCACCGCGCGCTGCCCCAACGACTGCGATCCGGCCAGCGTCATCGACGCTCTGAAGGCGATGGCGGTCGAGCAACTGCCCGATGCCCTGCCCAAACCGTTCTCGGCGTTCCACCACGCGTTCCTGGACCAGATCAAAGCGCACGGCCGCATCTCCGAACTCGGCATGATGGTCAGCTACAAGTTGCGCAGCGGGGCGCTGTTCGCGGACGCCACCTCCGGTCCGGGCATGTTCCAACGTGGCAAGCTCCACCTGAAGCCGCCGAAAATCGAGGGAGTGGACGAGGTCCGCGCGATCTTCAAGGCGTGCGAGGAGGATGGGCAATGA